One Ferviditalea candida genomic window, GGGCGGGGATGAATTTTTAATCCTGCTGCCCCGGCTTGCGAACGCATCTGAGGCCGTAAACGCGGCGGAAAGCATCCTCGAAGCCTTGTCCCACCCTTTTGTATTGAATCGGCAGGAATACTTCATCTCAGCAAGCATCGGGATCAGCTTCTATCCGATTGATGGGGACGATGAGGAAACCTTGATCAAAAATGCCGATACGGCGATGTACCTGGCCAAAAAGGAGGGCAATTGCTATCACATGTTTACCTCGGCCTTGAATGCCAAAACCTCGAAACGGCTGCGGCTGGAAACCGATTTGCGGAAAGCGCTTGAGCGCGAAGAATTTATTCTGCATTATCAGCCGAAGGTGGATCTTCGCACGGGCAAAATTACCGGTATGGAGGCCTTGGTGCGTTGGCAGCATCCCGAATTCGGGATGATCCCTCCGAATGAATTCATTCCCTTGTCGGAGGAAACGGGGTTGATTATTCCCCTCGGCGAGTGGGTGCTGCGTACGGCTTGCCGGCAAAATAAAGCATGGCAGGAGGAAGGCTTTCCGCCGGTTCGAATAGCGGTCAACCTCTCCTTCCGCCAGTTTCAGCAAAAAAATTTGACGGAGACGCTTGCCCAAATCTTAAAGGAGATCGGGCTCGCTCCATACTATCTGGAATTGGAACTGACCGAAAGCATTATCATGAACAATCCGGATACGACAATTCGGATTTTGCAAGAAGTGAAGGACATGGGAATTTGGATATCGCTGGACGATTTCGGTACCGGATATTCTTCGTTAAACTATCTGAAACGTTTGCCGCTGGATACTTTAAAGATTGACCGTACATTTGTGCAGCAGCTTGGAACCCATCGTGATAAGGCCATTGTAAGAGCCTTGATCGATCTGGCGCATCATTTGGATATCAAAGTGATTACGGAAGGGGTGGAAACGGAAGATCAGTTGAAACTCTTGCGTTCCTTCCAGTGCGATGAAATGCAGGGTTACATTTTTAGCCCTCCCGTATCTGCAGAAACGTTTAGGCAGATGCTGCAAAAACATTTTGAACAATAGCCGGGGGCCGATTATTTGCTGTTTTTGATGCGATCCCAAGCCGACATGCCGCCCATGACATTATATATTTTTTTGAAGCCCTCTTTTTTAAGCAGGCTGCAGGCGGAAGAGCTTCGGCCTCCGCTTTGGCAGATCACATAGATTTCCTTCTGCTTATCCAGCTTCGATAAATGGTTCGGCAAATTGGCCAGCGGGATATTGTTGAAGTTGCGGATGTGATTCGCTTTAAATTCGTCTTTTGTGCGGACATCAATAAAAATTTTGTCCCGCGGGCTTTGCATCACTTGCTTCAATTGCTCCGCAGAAATTTGGTTGACTTTGACATTCGTACGATCGGATCGGCGAAAAAACGAAAAAATGCCCATCTTCATCCTCCTCGTATAATCAGTTTAGAAGTTCTTTTTAAGCGAATTTCCAACTGATCCGGACAGTTGAAAAGAGCTTAATCGAATTTCCAATTTAATAAGAGATGGTGGGTATTTACTTGGGGTGGAGGGCGTAGCCCCACCATGTACAATTCATGGCCGGGGACGGTCGGAAGCTGTCCTGCTTCTCTGTCACCAACGACCGCGGCGGGCCCGGTCTTCCTACCGGCTGGATAAATCCATGAGCGACCCTGTGAATATTTCTTTATCCGTTACGCTCAGCGTCATGAAACACATGGAGACCGAGGTCAAAAAACTGCTGGTCTTTATGCTACTAAAGACCAACAAGCAGTACACACCACCGAAGAGGAGGAATTGAATCCATTCCCTGATTTTTACTCCGTTTCCACTTAGCCCGCCCTCGAAAGTTGTCTGAAAATTTCGTCCACGGGCAGGGCTTAGTTTGGTATTGCCATTTTTCCGCTCCAGGATGTTTTTTCTCGAGATTTTTTCCAATTTCCATTGATCATCCCCTTGACATTCCACCGCTAGGCTTTTGTTTGCCTGCAATTGACATGATTATATACCCTGGCTGGTATATAATCAATCCTTTCGGCAATTCACATTTTGCCAATTCGCAGCCCTATGGGCCTTCACTCCCATGTTTATGGGGTACTTCGAAAGAAGTTTTGATTACCGGGACGAATGTATCAAGGATGATCTGACGAAATATGTCGTTAAAATTAAAAATTTGTTGTAATATAAGATTTTTTATATTGACATATAGGAATTTTTTACTAATAATAAATTTGGTGTGAAAAACATAATTTTCTAATCAATTTGAAAAAGGCAAACCAGTCGAAAGACAGGGACGCAAAGCTTCGGGCCTAAAGATGACCATCCATGGCGGCCGGGCTGCCAAAAGGAGAAGTATACAATTCCCTTTTGGGAATTTTTTATTGTCCGAAGAGGGGGGCAATTCGACCTAAAAAATACACACACCGGTATTATGCAAATCGACAAAAGCTATCGGATAACAATATGAAACGGAGTGAACGGCTATGAAAATCAAAATGAAGCTTTTATTGGGTTATTTGGGTGTCATTCTTATTTTTACAATTGGTTTAATGGTTATGTTCATGCAGCTGAAAGGCATTGAGGGAAATATCGGGGAAATGGATAGAAGGTCGGAACGATCCTCTGATGTTAGTGAAGTATTCAGCATTCACAGGCAAAAAATCATCGAATTGATGGAATATATCATTCATCCGGATCCCGGGTTTATTAAAAAATTTCAAGAGCAAATCGCAGAACAGGAAAAGCTGTTGACCAAGATTGAACCGAAAATGAAAACAGACGAGCAAAAGAAATCCTACGCGACCATAGTGAATGCCAATCAAGTGCTGAACGACGCATTCCTGAAGCAAATCGTGCCTGCGGTGCAGAACGGCAATCTCAATGGGGCCAAGCAGATCAATGATACCGTCATTCGAGACCAAAGAAGCGTCATCCTTGATGCTGTCGGTAAATTGGTGAATTCGGTAAATGATGAATTTAACACCGCGAAGCAAGAGGCGAATTCCAGAGCTGCTCTATCGATCACGATATTATTTGCGATCATCATTGTTTCCATCGGGGCCAGCTTGGGAATCGCCATGTTCATGGGAGCCCAAATCACCGGTCCGATCAGAAGAGTCCAGGAGACCAGCGAACGGATCGCCAAAGGAGACTTGAGCGGAGAAAAGGTCAAGGTCACATCCAAAGACGAAGTGGGCGCGCTGACACAGGCAATGAATACGATGGCCGAGAACATGAAGGGGCTGATCGGCTCCGTGGCCATGAATGCCAACCAGGTCGCCGCCGCGTCCCAGCAGATTTCCGCCAGTACTGAGGAGATCGCCGGGGGCAGCACGAATCAGGCGGCGGCAGCGCAGACGATGACGGAATTGTTCAAGGAGCTGTCGATTGCAATCAATACGGTCGCCGTCAGCGCGGAGGAAGCCGCCAATCTTTCGAATCAGGCGGTCAATATTGCGCAGGAAGGCGGACAAGTGGTCCATCAGTCGATTAACGGGATGAAAGCCGTCAATGAGCAAATCTCGAAGCTCGAGGAAGACTCCAACAAAATCGGAGACATTATTGAGGTCATCGACGACATTGCCGAGCAGACGAATCTGCTTGCCCTGAATGCGGCGATCGAAGCGGCCAGGGCGGGAGAACAAGGCAGGGGTTTCGCGGTCGTCGCCGATGAAGTCCGGAAATTGGCGGAACGGGCCGGGGAAGCGACCAAGCAGATCACCCAAATCATTAAAGGCATGCAGAACAATACCGCACATAGCGTGAAGGCGGTCGTTGACGGCTTGGCTCAGTCGGAGAAGACCGGGAATGCGTTTGAGAAGATCATCGCCATGGTCAACAGCACCTCCTTCAAGGTCAATGAAATTGCTGCGGCCAGTGAAGAGCAGGCGGCCCAGTCCGCGGAAGTGATGAACACCATCGAGACGATCGCCGCGGCCAGCGAGGAATCCGCCGCCGCAGCGGAGGAAACGGCCTCGACTTCACAAGCTCTTGCCCAGCTGGCGGACGAGCTGAATCAGTCGGTTTCCGTGTTCAAAATCAAGTAAGGGTGGTCATTGAAGATGGAACAATATATCGAATTTGGCATAGCCAAAGAGAAATACGCGATCAGAATCGAAGATATCCAGGAGATTATCAAAAAGCAGGAGATTACCGAGGTCCCCAACACCCGGCCTTATGTCAAAGGGGTCATCAATCTTCGCGGAAAAATCGTGCCTATTCTGAGCTTGCGGCATTTATTCGGGCTGCCGGAAGAAGAATATTCGAGATCCACACGGGTGATTGTCGTCAATCATGTGGAAGAGACGGTAGGGATTATTGTAGATTACGTAAACAAGGTGGCTACCTATCCGGATATTCAGCCTCCTCCGGATCGGGTGGGGAGCATCCATGGAGCCAATTTCACCGGTGTCGGATTATCGGAAACGGGCCTGGTCGGCATATTGAAGCTAGATCAGGTGTTGGTCCAGGAGAAGGAGGCCTGATTATATGGCCGAGTTGACGGAGTATTTGGAAGTTTTTATTGAAGAGATGGAAGAACAGCTGCAGGAGATGGAAAAAGAAATTCTGGGCTTGGAGGCTGGCGGGAATTCGGCGACGGGAGTTCAGGCTTTATTCCGTGCGGCGCATACGCTGAAGGGCTCCTCTGCAGCCATGGGGATCGAACCGGTTCATCAACTGACGCATGAGATGGAATTTGTGCTGGACAAGGTGCGCAGCAAGCAGTTGGATGTTACTCCTGCACTGATCAATCTGCTGTTTTCATGCTTGGACCATTTGCAGCAGCTAAAGCAAGAATACCTTTCCGGAGAGGGGATATCGACCGATATTTCCTCTTTGGTCCGCGAAATGAAGACGTTGGAAAGCGCCGGGCCAAAGTCGGAAGAGGTCATTAGCGAACCGGTGTCGGATGCGGACATTTCTGCCCGTGCAGCGGAAGCGGAGCGGCAGGGTCTTCACGTGTATCTGGTTCATATCCAGCTGGCTCCGGAGTGTATGATGAAAGCCGCAAGAGCTGTGGTCATTGAACAGAATATGGCGGAGAAAGGAAAGGTGCTGCAGGTCTTTCCCTCCTTGCAGGGCAATGATCCGGAAGATGCCCAATTCGAAAGGCTGCAAATCGTATGGGCCACTTCGCTGGAAATCCCGGAAGTTCAGGAGTATATTCTTGCTTCGGCGGACGTGGAGACGGTGCATGTCGAGGACTATTCAAGCGAAGCGACATCCAAAGAGAAAGAGAATCTTCAGCCGATAGTGAATTCGCAAAAAACGCAATCCTCCATCCGCGTGAATGTGGATCGTCTGGAGCATTTGATGAATTTGGTCGGCGAATTGGTGATTCATCAAACACGCATCCATCAGGTGGAGCATTTGCTCAGCCAGCGTTATGGCGATGAGGCGGTGGAGGAATTGGAAGGGATAACGGATCAAGTTTCGCGAGTGATCGGGGATCTGCAGGAAAGCGTGATGAAGATCCGGATGCTGCCCATCGAACAATTGTTCAATCGGTTTCCGCGGATGGTCAGGGATTTGAGCCAGACGCTGCATAAAGAAGTGGAATTGGTGATCGAAGGCAAAGAAACGGAATTAGACCGCACCTTGATTGAGGAGATCAGCGATCCGTTGATTCATCTTATTCGAAACGCGGTCGATCACGGGATTGAAGCGCCGGAAACGAGAAGCAAGTTGGGCAAACATCCGAGGGGGCTGCTGAAGATTCAAGCCGCCCACGAGGAGAATCAGGTGGTCATTACAATTGAGGATGACGGAAAGGGTTTGGATCCGCATAAGCTCAAAAGCTCGGCGCTCGCCAAGGGAATCATTGGGGATGAAGAGGCTGCCGGCTTGACTGATCAGCAGGCGATTCAATTGATTTTTCGTCCCGGATTTTCCACGGCGTCCGCAGTAACTGAAGTATCCGGGCGCGGGGTCGGGATGGATATTGTCAAGAATCATATCGAGAAATTAAACGGAATGATCGATATTGAGACGGAGCTCGGGAAAGGAACGCGGTTCAAGATCAAGCTGCCGTTAACGCTGGCGATTATTACAGGCTTGCTAGTCAAATTAAATGAACAAACCTTCATTCTGCCGATGAGCAATGTCGCGGAAATTGTGCGCATTCCGCAGGAGCAGATCGAGACGATCAAGGGACAAACGGTGGTCGTGATCCGGAATCAGGTGATTCCGTTGGTATGGCTTCACGATTCCTTCAACATTCCCCGGCCGGAAAAGCAGCGCAAAATGCTTCCGGTGGTCATTGTGGGGATTGCGGAAAAACGGCTGGCCTTGATGGTGGACGAGCTGATCGGGAATCAGGAGATCGTGATCAAGTCGCTGGGGTCCTACTTGGGCAAGGTGAACGGAATTCTCGGAGGAACCATCCTGGGAGACGGGCGCGTCGCGATGATTCTGGAAGTATCGGGAATTCTCAAGATGGTATGACTATGGACTTATATGCTTTAGATATATAAAGGAGTGGAAGAAATGAAAAGCATTAAAACCAAAATTATGGTTTTGGTTTCTCTTATTTTGATTTCGGTTTTATTGATTCAAGGAATGATGAGCTTGTACATGACGAAGAGCGAAATCGAGAAACAGGTGAAAGGCACGATGTCGCTGCAAGCCAATCAAATCTCGCAATTGCTCAACGGGATGGAATATAATACGAAGCTTTTGAAGGAACAAATGATGTCGGGTTACGACAATAGCATTAAAAATCAAATGGATGTTGTGATAAGCATTTTAAACTACTACTATAACAAATCGAAAAACCAAGGATTATCGGAAGCGCAAGCCCAACAAGAAGCTATTGCCCTGCTGCGCGAATTAAAATACGGGAAAAACGGATACTTTTGGATGGACAATACGAACTATAAGCTTCTGCTGCTTCCTCCCACACCTGAAAAAGAAGGGATGGACAGGGAAAATCTTACCGATCAAACCGGCAATAAATTTATCAAGCAAATGGTAGACGGCGCGATGAAAAGCGACGACAGCTTTGTGAATTATTATTTTCCAAAACCGGATGATCCGTCGAAAGCCTACCCCAAAAGAGGTCATACCCGTCTGTTTAAACCATGGCAGTGGGTTCCGGGTACAGGAAATTACATCGATAACATTGACAATGAGATGAAGAAATACGAGGAGGCGATGAATGCCGACTTTCAAAAAAAGATCATGGAGCTTAGTGTGAACGGATCCGTTTCGGTTGTGAGCGCAGAAGGGACAATTCTTCACAATACGAATAAAGAGCTGGTCGGACAAAAAATCAAGGTCAAGGATACTCGAACGGGCGAAGACGTCATTCAAAAAATCATCTCCACGAAAGATGATTTTATACAATACAGCACACAAGATCCGGAATCCGGCCAAATTCAGGATTTCATCGCCTACGTTAAATTCGAACCGGAATACAATAGATATATTGCCGTTGCAAAGGATAAAGATTTTATCTTTGCGGGAACGGATGCAATAACCAAGCAATTCATTATGCTTCTTATCGCGGCGACTTTGCTCACTTTATTGGTCGTTTATTGGTTTGCCCACAGATTTACAAAACCTATTGCAACCGCAACGGATATATTGCAGCGTGTCGCTTCAGGGGACCTTCGGGTAGATGAGCTAAAGGTAAAAAATAAGGATGAGATCGGCACACTTGTAAATCATCTTAATCAGATGGTTCAAAATTTGCGGGCGCTCATAGGGACGATAATGGCATCTGCGCAAAATGTTGCTGCGGCGTCCCAGCAAATATCCGCCAGCACGGAGGAAATTGCCGGCAGCAGCACGAACCAGGCGGCAGCAACTCAAACGATGACGGAATTGTTCAAGGAGCTTTCGATTGCGATCAATACGGTCGCCGTCAGCGCGGAGGAAGCCGCCAATCTGTCGAATCAGGCGGTCAATATCGCACAGGAAGGCGGACAAGTGGTTCATCAGTCCATTAACGGAATGAAAGCGGTCAATGAGCAAATTTCAAAGCTTGAGGAAGACTCCAACAAAATCGGGGACATCATCGAAGTTATCGGCGACATTGCCGAGCAGACGAATCTGCTCGCTCTGAATGCGGCGATTGAAGCGGCCAGGGCCGGCGAACAAGGCAGGGGCTTCGCCGTTGTGGCCGATGAAGTCCGGAAATTGGCGGAACGGGCAGGGGAAGCCACCAAGCAGATCACCCAAATCATCAAAGGCATGCAGAGCAATACTTCACAAAGCGTGAAGGCGGTCGTAGACGGCGTAGCCAAATCGGAGAAAACCGGGGAGGCCTTTGAGAGGATCATTGCCATGGTCAATGATACCTCCTTCAAGGTCAATGAAATCGCTGCAGCCGGTGAAGAGCAGGCGGCTCAGTCCACGGAAGTGATGAACACCATCGGGACGATCGCCGCGGCCAGCGAAGAATCCGCCGCTGCAGCAGAGGAAACGGCCTCGACTTCACAATCTCTTGCCCATCTGGCGGACGAGCTGAATCAGTCGGTTTCCGTGTTCAAAATCAAGTAACATCACCGCACCCGAAAAGGGTGCTTTTCATTTCATCCGCCATTTTTGAAAATGATATAAGGGGGTTTGCCGGAAATCGGGGGATTGTGTATTCTATGTATAAAAGCATTCCAATCATGGAGGTACTTCCTTGTACAAAGTGGCATACAGTGCCGTCAAGGTGCTGCTGACCTTGACGCTGAAAATTGAAATGGTTCATCAGGAGAAACTGCCCGCTTCAGGAGGCTATGTGCTCGCGGCTACACATAAGGGCTGGCTGGACGTATTATGCATGGGGCGATTGATCGAGCCGCGTCCGATTCATTACATGGCCAAGAAGGAATTGTTCGAAAAGCCGCTGATCAGGGCCCTTTTAACCCGCATCAACGCGTTTCCGGTCAATCGTGAGAATCCCGGACCCAGCGCAATTAAACTTCCGGTTCAATTGCTTCGGAAGGATCAAATCGTGGGAATTTTCCCGGCCGGGACCCGTGGCGGGGAAAGCCAGCAGCTCAAAATGGGGGCGGTCACAATTGCTTTCAAAGCGGGTGTCCCGATTGTCCCCGTCAGGTATGAAGGACCGCCCAAAATTCGCCTGAGCTTTTTCTTTCGCAAAGCAAAGGTTCGAATGGTTGTAGGCGATCCGATTGTTGCCTCCGATTCTGAAGATAAAGAGGCAAAGGAGCAGAGGGACGAAATGATGGAGCGGTTGAATCAGTTTTTGGGATCCTGAGGCTTATTCATGATAAAAATGAAAAAAGAACTGCCCGATACCGGTCAGTTCTTTGATTAGCAAAAGCAGGGATTACAGTTTCACGACATTTTCAGCTTGAGGACCGCGATTTCCTTGAACAACATTGAATTGAACACGTTGACCTTCGTCAAGGGTTTTGAAGCCTTCGCCTTGAATGGCGCTGAAGTGAACGAATACGTCTTTGCCGCCTTCAACTTCAATGAAACCGAACCCTTTTTCCGCATTAAACCATTTTACAGTACCTGTTTCCATGTGTTGCATACCTCCAAAATAAATTTGCATTCGTGTAAAGAAAAAATTCACATTTAAGAAGAGTATCCTAAAGTGAAGTGATAACTCTTTATAAGATGTGAATTAACGACTTCATTTATACGAATGTCTTATTATAACATATATTTCTTGAAATGGCAAAGCATTTCGGGCGAGAACGGCCAAGCTGATTCAGCTTGCGGTTCGCTTGTCGGGGACGGACAATACATAGACTTTCGCGTTCTTTTTAACTCCGAATCTAAGCGCTTGTTTGACGTCGTTCATAAAGACGTCCACGCGCGCGCCCTTTATCGCGGATCCGGTGTCCTCCGCCCTGCGGATACCGATCCCCTCGATGTATACCGTGGAGCCTAACGGAATGATCGACGGATCGACCGCAATGGTCCGTCCCTCCCGGGCCCTCGTACCGCTGAAGGTAATTCCGTACTCGGGATGCGATGGCGTTTTGCCGGTGGATTCGACCCCGGCGGTATATGCGGTCAAGGTTGCATGGATCACCTTGAGAAAATTCCTCTGCTGCTCTTGACTTGCCGTTTGTACCGGAGTCTCGCGCTTGCCGGACGGAAGCCTCAGGATTTGTCCCACTTGCAGAAGTCTTGGATCGTCGATGCCGTTCGCTGACATCAATTGATCCACCGTAGTTCCGTAATTCATCGCAATCCGGTATAACGTATCTCCGGCTGCAACCGTATATCGCTGCTCAGGATGGGATGATTGCGCTTCGGTTAATTGCAGTTTAGCCTGTTCCACAAAGGAAACGTTACTTTTGCTTGGACCGGAAGAATTGATAGGTTTGCAATAATAGATATGGTCATCCACGATAAAACGGGCATAGGCGGGAAACGATAGGCAACTTGCGGCGACCAAAGTAAGGCAGACCGTCAGAACAAGTTTGTTCCTCATGACTCTCTTTCCTCCCAATTTCGAAAAAATGTTTGCTAGAAACAGATTTTCCATAATTGAGAGAAAATATACGTTCTGATAGTCAGGAGTCTGTCCGACGAAAGCAAGATCGTGGATATTTATTCAATTTAATCGTTATTTTCGGAAAGGGGATGGCACTGCACCGCTGTTTAAATCAGGAATAGGATTCGATTTTTGCAGTTAATTCTCGGTTTTAAAGGCGTACAAGTTTTCGCAGAAAACTGCATCGGGAGCGTAAGCTTAAACTTTTCGTGCTCATTGCCTTATTCCTTCATACACCATTTGAATAAAAAATCACGAAAATCAATCGGTCGGACAGACTCCTGAATTCTTGTTGCTTTTACAAAAGCGGGGACAGCAGTCTCGACAGCGACTCTTTCATTCTGACGGAAAGCGGCCGGCTGCTGAATTCGGGGAGGGTCAGTTCTTTGCATTCATACAAATCCTCAACGAACTGACGGTAAAGCTGTTCGGCGACGCCGGAGTCGTAAATGAAGGCGTCGGTTTCGAAATTGAGCCTGAAGCTTCTCAAATCGACGTTGGCCGTGCCGACCAGGCCAATCCTGCGGTCGACAACCATCGTTTTGGCATGCAGGAAGCCTTTTTCATACAAAAAGCATTTTACTCCCGCCCGCAAAAGCTCTCCAAGATACGCCTGCGAAGCCCATTTGACCAGCTTGTGGTCGGTTAAGGACGGCAGCATGATATGGACGCTCACACCGGACAAAGCTGCGATTTTCAGCGCGTCGAGAAAGCTTTCGTCAGGGATGAAGTAAGGCGATTGAATGGAGATGGTCTCCTTTGCGGCATAGATCATTTTGAGAAAACCGTTCTTCAGATGCTCCAGATCGGAATCGGGACCGCTTGAGACAATCTGGACTCCCGCATAACCGTCCGGGGTAATTTCCGGAAAATATCTGGCTTCATG contains:
- a CDS encoding chemotaxis protein CheW; its protein translation is MEQYIEFGIAKEKYAIRIEDIQEIIKKQEITEVPNTRPYVKGVINLRGKIVPILSLRHLFGLPEEEYSRSTRVIVVNHVEETVGIIVDYVNKVATYPDIQPPPDRVGSIHGANFTGVGLSETGLVGILKLDQVLVQEKEA
- a CDS encoding lysophospholipid acyltransferase family protein — protein: MAYSAVKVLLTLTLKIEMVHQEKLPASGGYVLAATHKGWLDVLCMGRLIEPRPIHYMAKKELFEKPLIRALLTRINAFPVNRENPGPSAIKLPVQLLRKDQIVGIFPAGTRGGESQQLKMGAVTIAFKAGVPIVPVRYEGPPKIRLSFFFRKAKVRMVVGDPIVASDSEDKEAKEQRDEMMERLNQFLGS
- a CDS encoding methyl-accepting chemotaxis protein, translated to MKIKMKLLLGYLGVILIFTIGLMVMFMQLKGIEGNIGEMDRRSERSSDVSEVFSIHRQKIIELMEYIIHPDPGFIKKFQEQIAEQEKLLTKIEPKMKTDEQKKSYATIVNANQVLNDAFLKQIVPAVQNGNLNGAKQINDTVIRDQRSVILDAVGKLVNSVNDEFNTAKQEANSRAALSITILFAIIIVSIGASLGIAMFMGAQITGPIRRVQETSERIAKGDLSGEKVKVTSKDEVGALTQAMNTMAENMKGLIGSVAMNANQVAAASQQISASTEEIAGGSTNQAAAAQTMTELFKELSIAINTVAVSAEEAANLSNQAVNIAQEGGQVVHQSINGMKAVNEQISKLEEDSNKIGDIIEVIDDIAEQTNLLALNAAIEAARAGEQGRGFAVVADEVRKLAERAGEATKQITQIIKGMQNNTAHSVKAVVDGLAQSEKTGNAFEKIIAMVNSTSFKVNEIAAASEEQAAQSAEVMNTIETIAAASEESAAAAEETASTSQALAQLADELNQSVSVFKIK
- a CDS encoding chemotaxis protein CheW — protein: MAELTEYLEVFIEEMEEQLQEMEKEILGLEAGGNSATGVQALFRAAHTLKGSSAAMGIEPVHQLTHEMEFVLDKVRSKQLDVTPALINLLFSCLDHLQQLKQEYLSGEGISTDISSLVREMKTLESAGPKSEEVISEPVSDADISARAAEAERQGLHVYLVHIQLAPECMMKAARAVVIEQNMAEKGKVLQVFPSLQGNDPEDAQFERLQIVWATSLEIPEVQEYILASADVETVHVEDYSSEATSKEKENLQPIVNSQKTQSSIRVNVDRLEHLMNLVGELVIHQTRIHQVEHLLSQRYGDEAVEELEGITDQVSRVIGDLQESVMKIRMLPIEQLFNRFPRMVRDLSQTLHKEVELVIEGKETELDRTLIEEISDPLIHLIRNAVDHGIEAPETRSKLGKHPRGLLKIQAAHEENQVVITIEDDGKGLDPHKLKSSALAKGIIGDEEAAGLTDQQAIQLIFRPGFSTASAVTEVSGRGVGMDIVKNHIEKLNGMIDIETELGKGTRFKIKLPLTLAIITGLLVKLNEQTFILPMSNVAEIVRIPQEQIETIKGQTVVVIRNQVIPLVWLHDSFNIPRPEKQRKMLPVVIVGIAEKRLALMVDELIGNQEIVIKSLGSYLGKVNGILGGTILGDGRVAMILEVSGILKMV
- a CDS encoding methyl-accepting chemotaxis protein, translating into MKSIKTKIMVLVSLILISVLLIQGMMSLYMTKSEIEKQVKGTMSLQANQISQLLNGMEYNTKLLKEQMMSGYDNSIKNQMDVVISILNYYYNKSKNQGLSEAQAQQEAIALLRELKYGKNGYFWMDNTNYKLLLLPPTPEKEGMDRENLTDQTGNKFIKQMVDGAMKSDDSFVNYYFPKPDDPSKAYPKRGHTRLFKPWQWVPGTGNYIDNIDNEMKKYEEAMNADFQKKIMELSVNGSVSVVSAEGTILHNTNKELVGQKIKVKDTRTGEDVIQKIISTKDDFIQYSTQDPESGQIQDFIAYVKFEPEYNRYIAVAKDKDFIFAGTDAITKQFIMLLIAATLLTLLVVYWFAHRFTKPIATATDILQRVASGDLRVDELKVKNKDEIGTLVNHLNQMVQNLRALIGTIMASAQNVAAASQQISASTEEIAGSSTNQAAATQTMTELFKELSIAINTVAVSAEEAANLSNQAVNIAQEGGQVVHQSINGMKAVNEQISKLEEDSNKIGDIIEVIGDIAEQTNLLALNAAIEAARAGEQGRGFAVVADEVRKLAERAGEATKQITQIIKGMQSNTSQSVKAVVDGVAKSEKTGEAFERIIAMVNDTSFKVNEIAAAGEEQAAQSTEVMNTIGTIAAASEESAAAAEETASTSQSLAHLADELNQSVSVFKIK
- a CDS encoding cold-shock protein; its protein translation is METGTVKWFNAEKGFGFIEVEGGKDVFVHFSAIQGEGFKTLDEGQRVQFNVVQGNRGPQAENVVKL
- a CDS encoding rhodanese-like domain-containing protein; the protein is MGIFSFFRRSDRTNVKVNQISAEQLKQVMQSPRDKIFIDVRTKDEFKANHIRNFNNIPLANLPNHLSKLDKQKEIYVICQSGGRSSSACSLLKKEGFKKIYNVMGGMSAWDRIKNSK
- a CDS encoding 3D domain-containing protein, with the translated sequence MRNKLVLTVCLTLVAASCLSFPAYARFIVDDHIYYCKPINSSGPSKSNVSFVEQAKLQLTEAQSSHPEQRYTVAAGDTLYRIAMNYGTTVDQLMSANGIDDPRLLQVGQILRLPSGKRETPVQTASQEQQRNFLKVIHATLTAYTAGVESTGKTPSHPEYGITFSGTRAREGRTIAVDPSIIPLGSTVYIEGIGIRRAEDTGSAIKGARVDVFMNDVKQALRFGVKKNAKVYVLSVPDKRTAS